In the Drosophila biarmipes strain raj3 chromosome X, RU_DBia_V1.1, whole genome shotgun sequence genome, one interval contains:
- the LOC108024173 gene encoding protein suppressor of white apricot isoform X2, with product MLVPPLGMQLPETMKQHAIIEKTARFIATQGAQMEILIKAKQANNTQFDFLTQGGYLQPYYRHLLAAIKAAKFPPAPETTLDQQNPDQESQNSNVNTEDGASGRKNTNQVITVPTIKYKPSANCAYTQLISKIKGVPLQAVLQEDESSNPGNSQHSGTASPTPSCRSDGHNSQGGEFTPVLLQYNGSTFTHEAETTVQEQQDENSREPPQVELLKNTSALALAQNYSSESEGEEDAAQPEKEPEKKPEPVLTFPVPEESLRHIIDKTATYVIKNGRQFEETLRTKSVERFSFLLPANEYYAYYLYKVTDDVDAASKEEKTRKAAAVAAALMSKKGLSFGGAAAAAGNNLDKAPVSFSIRARDEHGPLQPTLPQEASDEETSSMAGAEQVRPGMPDSVQRAIKQVETQLLARTAGQKAGGSSTGSPSSSSSQKEHRQAEERVKDKLAQIAREKLNGMISREKQLQLERKRKAMAFLNQIKGEGATVGSAVSGAAPNPPEPAAGASQTAAVESDDESNDSVRSIPITYFGPDDDDEAGDQKPEGRLGGEKQEDEEDDEEEDGGDLEKYNLLNDDSTNTFTSKPVLLPVAPPPAVLLSDDDDVQLVATTTSRSSSLRQRKTSRPSRSRSRNGRSSRSSTSSRESPHRRRQRSSKLSKEPSLIPARKSQHQSAQQRKSPKKRRRSKSKSRSRSIRRSRSRSISRTHRRSRSRSYSGSRDTEQRRQQQRRRTPTKKTHRRHKRRRRSSSP from the exons ATGCTGGTACCTCCGCTGGGCATGCAGTTG CCGGAAACGATGAAACAGCACGCCATCATTGAGAAGACTGCTCGCTTTATCGCGACCCAGGGCGCGCAGATGGAAATCCTAATCAAGGCGAAGCAGGCGAACAACACGCAGTTTGACTTCCTCACCCAGGGCGGCTACCTACAGCCGTACTACCGCCACCTATTGGCCGCCATCAAGGCGGCCAAGTTCCCGCCCGCTCCGGAAACCACGTTGGATCAGCAGAATCCCGATCAGGAATCACAAAACTCGAACGTTAACACCGAGGACGGCGCAAGCGGAAGGAAGAACACCAATCAAGTCATCACGGTGCCCACCATAAAGTACAAACCCTCGGCCAACTGTGCTTACACCCAGCTCATCAGCAAGATCAAGGGAGTGCCGCTTCAAGCGGTTCTGCAGGAGGACGAGTCAAGTAATCCAGGAAACTCGCAGCACTCGGGCACGGCCTCCCCCACCCCCAGCTGCCGATCCGACGGTCACAACAGTCAGGGAGGGGAATTCACGCCAGTGCTGCTCCAGTACAACGGGAGCACGTTTACCCACGAGGCGGAAACGACAGTCCAGGAACAGCAGGATGAGAACAGTCGCGAGCCGCCGCAGGTGGAGCTGCTCAAGAACACGAGTGCTCTGGCCTTGGCCCAAAACTACAGTTCCGAAAGTGAAGGGGAGGAGGATGCAGCCCAGCCAGAAAAGGAGCCCGAGAAG AAGCCCGAGCCCGTCTTGACGTTTCCAGTTCCGGAGGAGAGTCTGCGGCACATAATCGACAAGACGGCCACGTACGTGATCAAGAACGGGCGGCAATTCGAGGAGACCTTGCGCACGAAGAGCGTCGAGCGGTTTAGTTTCCTGTTGCCGGCCAATGAGTACTATGCCTACTACTTGTACAAAGTGACGGACGATGTGGACGCGGCTTCCAAGGAGGAGAAGACCCGCAAGGCGGCCGCCGTAGCAGCCGCCTTGATGTCCAAGAAGGGACTCAGTTTCGGTGGagcggcagctgcagctgggAACAATCTGGATAAGG CTCCTGTAAGTTTCTCCATTCGCGCTCGGGATGAGCATGGTCCATTGCAACCCACTCTTCCGCAGGAGGCCAGCGACGAGGAGACCAGTTCGATGGCCGGGGCGGAGCAAGTGCGTCCAGGCATGCCAGATAGTGTGCAGCGGGCCATCAAGCAGGTGGAGACGCAACTGTTGGCCAGAACCGCCGGCCAAAAGGCAGGGGGGTCCTCCACGGGTTCCCCCTCGAGTTCTTCGTCGCAGAAAGAGCACCGTCAAG CCGAGGAGCGCGTAAAGGACAAGCTGGCGCAGATAGCCCGTGAAAAGCTGAACGGGATGATTTCCCGCGAAAAGCAACTGCAACTAGAGCGAAAGCGTAAGGCGATGGCCTTTCTTAATCAGATAAAAG GTGAGGGTGCCACTGTGGGCTCCGCTGTGTCCGGAGCTGCTCCGAATCCTCCAGAGCCTGCAGCAGGAGCTTCCCAAACGGCAGCCGTCGAAAGTGACGACGAGTCGAACGACTCGGTGCGATCCATACCAATAACCTACTTCGGACCCGACGACGATGACGAAGCGGGAGATCAGAAGCCCGAGGGGAGACTCGGAGGGGAAAAGcaggaggatgaggaggacgacgaggaggaggatggCGGCGATCTGGAGAAGTACAATCTGCTGAACGATGACAGCACGAACACCTTTACTAGCAAACCCGTGCTCCTCCCCgtggctcctcctcctgccgTTCTTCTTtccgacgacgacgacgtcCAGCTGGTGGCCACGACCACCTCGCGATCCTCAAGCTTGCGACAGCGCAAGACCTCCCGCCCGAGCAGAAGTCGCAGCCGAAATGGCCGGAGCAGTCGCAGCAGCACTTCCAGTCGAGAATCCCCCCACCGACGACGCCAGAGAAGCAGTAAACTTTCCAAGGAGCCATCGTTGATCCCGGCCAGAAAGTCGCAGCACCAGTCAGCGCAGCAAAGGAAGAGCCCCAAAAAGAGGAGGCGGAGTAAGAGTAAAAGCCGGTCCAGGAGCATCcggcggagcaggagcagaagcATATCAAGGACCCACAGGCGGAGCAGATCGCGAAGCTACTCCGGCAGTCGGGACACGGAACAGCgacgccagcagcagcggcgccGCACGCCCACCAAGAAGACCCACAGGCGGCACAAACGACGCCGGCGCAGCAGCTCCCCCTGA
- the LOC108024177 gene encoding venom serine protease inhibitor, whose translation MVLPSNYLVLVGCCCLVLTATAQVPITPRECPENETFLACGPSCQTECSTLGKPCLINHIRCPDGCYCTKGFARNPAGRCIPLAKCSTGGRGRQMGYREEAD comes from the exons ATGGTGCTCCCCTCGAATTACTTGGTGCTGGTCGGCTGTTGCTGCCTGGTGCTCACGGCCACCGCGCAGGTTCCCATAA CGCCCCGAGAGTGCCCGGAAAACGAGACCTTCCTGGCCTGCGGTCCCAGCTGTCAGACGGAATGTTCAACGCTGGGGAAGCCCTGCCTGATCAACCACATCCGGTGTCCGGATGGGTGCTACTGCACCAAGGGATTCGCCAGGAACCCGGCGGGCAGGTGCATTCCCCTCGCCAAGTGCAGCACAGGCGGCCGCGGAAGGCAGATGGGTTACCGAGAAGAAGCTGACTAA
- the LOC108024173 gene encoding protein suppressor of white apricot isoform X4, translating to MMPYNVRSAGGGSVGGILRRTGHGSGSAHGSTALSNGTGAGGTGSSAHPENPRQTPLELLVFGYACKIFRDDEKAREMDHGKQLIPWMGDVNLKIDRYDVRGALCELAPHEAPPGGYGNRLEYLSAEEQRAEQLCEEERYLFLYNNEEELRLRQVPIKPKPTTDKETTDIPLDISRESPCLEQVNTQSSPPDRLNRFFQVVLAERQ from the exons ATGATGCCCTACAATGTGCGGAGCGCCGGCGGCGGAAGCGTCGGTGGCATCCTCCGGCGCACGGGCCACGGATCCGGCTCCGCGCACGGGTCCACGGCTCTCAGCAACGGAACCGGCGCGGGAGGAACGGGGTCCTCCGCGCACCCGGAAAACCCCCGCCAAACGCCGCTGGAGCTGCTCGTCTTCGGCTACGCCTGCAAGATTTTCCGGGACGACGAGAAGGCGCGGGAAATGGACCACGGCAAGCAGCTGATTCCCTGGATGGGCGATGTAAATCTCAAGATAGACAG ATACGATGTGCGAGGTGCGCTCTGCGAGCTGGCGCCCCACGAGGCGCCCCCAGGAGGCTACGGCAACAGGCTGGAGTACTTGAGCGCCGAGGAGCAGCGCGCCGAGCAACTGTGCGAGGAGGAGCGCTACCTGTTCCTCTACAACAACGAGGAGGAGCTGCGACTGCGACAAG TACCAATCAAACCAAAACCAACCACCGACAAAGAAACCACCGACATCCCCCTCGATATTTCCAGAGAGAGTCCTTGTCTGGAGCAGGTAAATACGCAATCCTCACCACCTGATAGATTAAATCGTTTCTTTCAGGTTGTATTAGCGGAGCGACAgtga
- the LOC108024173 gene encoding protein suppressor of white apricot isoform X3 — MMPYNVRSAGGGSVGGILRRTGHGSGSAHGSTALSNGTGAGGTGSSAHPENPRQTPLELLVFGYACKIFRDDEKAREMDHGKQLIPWMGDVNLKIDRYDVRGALCELAPHEAPPGGYGNRLEYLSAEEQRAEQLCEEERYLFLYNNEEELRLRQGCISGATVMLLLWVVRRPRSPRKDSQ, encoded by the exons ATGATGCCCTACAATGTGCGGAGCGCCGGCGGCGGAAGCGTCGGTGGCATCCTCCGGCGCACGGGCCACGGATCCGGCTCCGCGCACGGGTCCACGGCTCTCAGCAACGGAACCGGCGCGGGAGGAACGGGGTCCTCCGCGCACCCGGAAAACCCCCGCCAAACGCCGCTGGAGCTGCTCGTCTTCGGCTACGCCTGCAAGATTTTCCGGGACGACGAGAAGGCGCGGGAAATGGACCACGGCAAGCAGCTGATTCCCTGGATGGGCGATGTAAATCTCAAGATAGACAG ATACGATGTGCGAGGTGCGCTCTGCGAGCTGGCGCCCCACGAGGCGCCCCCAGGAGGCTACGGCAACAGGCTGGAGTACTTGAGCGCCGAGGAGCAGCGCGCCGAGCAACTGTGCGAGGAGGAGCGCTACCTGTTCCTCTACAACAACGAGGAGGAGCTGCGACTGCGACAAG GTTGTATTAGCGGAGCGACAgtgatgttgttgctgtgggTAGTCCGGAGACCGAGGAGCCCACGGAAAGATTCCCAGTGA
- the LOC108024175 gene encoding 27 kDa hemolymph protein, which yields MSNWSLCPLLLLLAVALVRGSVALPGSLDPSLLENVDVEQLRSNYLPPGLQNTSLTVDDLKKLLQSKCQKANDLAKASVNASALSQSVQDAAVTLGECLSGLANVTEIQAEIAEASPKGDLDVVFEKYCLRMPQAKTCLRNFNAALLPCLTPDEKAHNAVMQRIGDKLLEFICHKNGDQIALFIAEQGPECLQSSREGIAKCLNSSFAGYLPKNLSPEWNLPQLVLGPKECVDLYAFETCTVELLEKCETITPSNIVESMFRYVRRESSCQPHIDRSKRQQRQALPLTGGSSTATPHLTWTSASLLVATVLARLA from the coding sequence ATGTCGAACTGGTCGCTTTGtccgctgctcctgctcctggcgGTGGCCCTCGTCCGTGGGTCCGTGGCCCTGCCTGGATCCCTGGATCCCTCGCTCCTCGAGAACGTGGATGTGGAGCAGCTGCGGTCCAACTACCTGCCGCCCGGCCTGCAGAACACCTCCCTCACCGTGGACGACCTTAAGAAGCTGCTGCAGTCGAAGTGCCAGAAAGCCAACGACCTGGCCAAGGCATCGGTGAATGCCTCTGCCCTGAGCCAGTCCGTCCAGGACGCGGCCGTGACCCTCGGGGAGTGCCTCTCTGGGCTGGCCAACGTGACAGAGATCCAGGCCGAGATCGCCGAGGCCAGTCCCAAGGGCGACCTGGACGTGGTCTTCGAGAAGTACTGCCTGCGCATGCCGCAGGCCAAGACCTGCCTGAGGAACTTCAACGCGGCCCTCCTGCCCTGCCTGACGCCGGACGAGAAGGCCCACAACGCGGTGATGCAGCGGATCGGGGACAAGCTGCTGGAGTTCATCTGCCACAAGAACGGCGACCAGATCGCCCTCTTTATCGCGGAGCAGGGGCCCGAGTGCCTGCAGAGCAGTCGCGAGGGCATCGCCAAGTGCCTGAACTCCTCTTTCGCGGGCTACCTGCCCAAAAACCTGAGCCCCGAGTGGAACCTGCCCCAGTTGGTCCTGGGCCCCAAGGAGTGCGTCGACCTCTACGCCTTCGAGACCTGCACGGTGGAGCTGCTGGAGAAGTGCGAGACGATCACGCCGAGCAACATCGTGGAGTCCATGTTCCGCTACGTGCGGCGGGAGTCCTCCTGCCAGCCCCACATCGACCGGTCCAAGCGTCAGCAGCGGCAGGCCCTGCCCCTGACTGGCGGATCCTCCACCGCCACGCCGCATCTCACCTGGACCTCCGCCAGCCTGCTAGTGGCCACTGTGCTCGCCCGGCTGGCCTAG
- the LOC108024173 gene encoding protein suppressor of white apricot isoform X1: MMPYNVRSAGGGSVGGILRRTGHGSGSAHGSTALSNGTGAGGTGSSAHPENPRQTPLELLVFGYACKIFRDDEKAREMDHGKQLIPWMGDVNLKIDRYDVRGALCELAPHEAPPGGYGNRLEYLSAEEQRAEQLCEEERYLFLYNNEEELRLRQEEDLKRLQQETSGGNYSQVGFQYDGQSAASASLGSSSTAPSQLSPTSEENELPFVLPYTLMLVPPLGMQLPETMKQHAIIEKTARFIATQGAQMEILIKAKQANNTQFDFLTQGGYLQPYYRHLLAAIKAAKFPPAPETTLDQQNPDQESQNSNVNTEDGASGRKNTNQVITVPTIKYKPSANCAYTQLISKIKGVPLQAVLQEDESSNPGNSQHSGTASPTPSCRSDGHNSQGGEFTPVLLQYNGSTFTHEAETTVQEQQDENSREPPQVELLKNTSALALAQNYSSESEGEEDAAQPEKEPEKKPEPVLTFPVPEESLRHIIDKTATYVIKNGRQFEETLRTKSVERFSFLLPANEYYAYYLYKVTDDVDAASKEEKTRKAAAVAAALMSKKGLSFGGAAAAAGNNLDKAPVSFSIRARDEHGPLQPTLPQEASDEETSSMAGAEQVRPGMPDSVQRAIKQVETQLLARTAGQKAGGSSTGSPSSSSSQKEHRQAEERVKDKLAQIAREKLNGMISREKQLQLERKRKAMAFLNQIKGEGATVGSAVSGAAPNPPEPAAGASQTAAVESDDESNDSVRSIPITYFGPDDDDEAGDQKPEGRLGGEKQEDEEDDEEEDGGDLEKYNLLNDDSTNTFTSKPVLLPVAPPPAVLLSDDDDVQLVATTTSRSSSLRQRKTSRPSRSRSRNGRSSRSSTSSRESPHRRRQRSSKLSKEPSLIPARKSQHQSAQQRKSPKKRRRSKSKSRSRSIRRSRSRSISRTHRRSRSRSYSGSRDTEQRRQQQRRRTPTKKTHRRHKRRRRSSSP, encoded by the exons ATGATGCCCTACAATGTGCGGAGCGCCGGCGGCGGAAGCGTCGGTGGCATCCTCCGGCGCACGGGCCACGGATCCGGCTCCGCGCACGGGTCCACGGCTCTCAGCAACGGAACCGGCGCGGGAGGAACGGGGTCCTCCGCGCACCCGGAAAACCCCCGCCAAACGCCGCTGGAGCTGCTCGTCTTCGGCTACGCCTGCAAGATTTTCCGGGACGACGAGAAGGCGCGGGAAATGGACCACGGCAAGCAGCTGATTCCCTGGATGGGCGATGTAAATCTCAAGATAGACAG ATACGATGTGCGAGGTGCGCTCTGCGAGCTGGCGCCCCACGAGGCGCCCCCAGGAGGCTACGGCAACAGGCTGGAGTACTTGAGCGCCGAGGAGCAGCGCGCCGAGCAACTGTGCGAGGAGGAGCGCTACCTGTTCCTCTACAACAACGAGGAGGAGCTGCGACTGCGACAAG AGGAGGACCTCAAGCGGCTGCAGCAGGAGACCTCCGGCGGCAACTACAGCCAAGTTGGCTTCCAGTACGATGGCCAGTCGGCAGCCTCGGCTTCCCTGGGCAGCTCTTCCACTGCGCCCTCGCAGCTCTCGCCCACCTCCGAGGAGAACGAGCTGCCCTTCGTCCTACCGTACACCCTGATGCTGGTACCTCCGCTGGGCATGCAGTTG CCGGAAACGATGAAACAGCACGCCATCATTGAGAAGACTGCTCGCTTTATCGCGACCCAGGGCGCGCAGATGGAAATCCTAATCAAGGCGAAGCAGGCGAACAACACGCAGTTTGACTTCCTCACCCAGGGCGGCTACCTACAGCCGTACTACCGCCACCTATTGGCCGCCATCAAGGCGGCCAAGTTCCCGCCCGCTCCGGAAACCACGTTGGATCAGCAGAATCCCGATCAGGAATCACAAAACTCGAACGTTAACACCGAGGACGGCGCAAGCGGAAGGAAGAACACCAATCAAGTCATCACGGTGCCCACCATAAAGTACAAACCCTCGGCCAACTGTGCTTACACCCAGCTCATCAGCAAGATCAAGGGAGTGCCGCTTCAAGCGGTTCTGCAGGAGGACGAGTCAAGTAATCCAGGAAACTCGCAGCACTCGGGCACGGCCTCCCCCACCCCCAGCTGCCGATCCGACGGTCACAACAGTCAGGGAGGGGAATTCACGCCAGTGCTGCTCCAGTACAACGGGAGCACGTTTACCCACGAGGCGGAAACGACAGTCCAGGAACAGCAGGATGAGAACAGTCGCGAGCCGCCGCAGGTGGAGCTGCTCAAGAACACGAGTGCTCTGGCCTTGGCCCAAAACTACAGTTCCGAAAGTGAAGGGGAGGAGGATGCAGCCCAGCCAGAAAAGGAGCCCGAGAAG AAGCCCGAGCCCGTCTTGACGTTTCCAGTTCCGGAGGAGAGTCTGCGGCACATAATCGACAAGACGGCCACGTACGTGATCAAGAACGGGCGGCAATTCGAGGAGACCTTGCGCACGAAGAGCGTCGAGCGGTTTAGTTTCCTGTTGCCGGCCAATGAGTACTATGCCTACTACTTGTACAAAGTGACGGACGATGTGGACGCGGCTTCCAAGGAGGAGAAGACCCGCAAGGCGGCCGCCGTAGCAGCCGCCTTGATGTCCAAGAAGGGACTCAGTTTCGGTGGagcggcagctgcagctgggAACAATCTGGATAAGG CTCCTGTAAGTTTCTCCATTCGCGCTCGGGATGAGCATGGTCCATTGCAACCCACTCTTCCGCAGGAGGCCAGCGACGAGGAGACCAGTTCGATGGCCGGGGCGGAGCAAGTGCGTCCAGGCATGCCAGATAGTGTGCAGCGGGCCATCAAGCAGGTGGAGACGCAACTGTTGGCCAGAACCGCCGGCCAAAAGGCAGGGGGGTCCTCCACGGGTTCCCCCTCGAGTTCTTCGTCGCAGAAAGAGCACCGTCAAG CCGAGGAGCGCGTAAAGGACAAGCTGGCGCAGATAGCCCGTGAAAAGCTGAACGGGATGATTTCCCGCGAAAAGCAACTGCAACTAGAGCGAAAGCGTAAGGCGATGGCCTTTCTTAATCAGATAAAAG GTGAGGGTGCCACTGTGGGCTCCGCTGTGTCCGGAGCTGCTCCGAATCCTCCAGAGCCTGCAGCAGGAGCTTCCCAAACGGCAGCCGTCGAAAGTGACGACGAGTCGAACGACTCGGTGCGATCCATACCAATAACCTACTTCGGACCCGACGACGATGACGAAGCGGGAGATCAGAAGCCCGAGGGGAGACTCGGAGGGGAAAAGcaggaggatgaggaggacgacgaggaggaggatggCGGCGATCTGGAGAAGTACAATCTGCTGAACGATGACAGCACGAACACCTTTACTAGCAAACCCGTGCTCCTCCCCgtggctcctcctcctgccgTTCTTCTTtccgacgacgacgacgtcCAGCTGGTGGCCACGACCACCTCGCGATCCTCAAGCTTGCGACAGCGCAAGACCTCCCGCCCGAGCAGAAGTCGCAGCCGAAATGGCCGGAGCAGTCGCAGCAGCACTTCCAGTCGAGAATCCCCCCACCGACGACGCCAGAGAAGCAGTAAACTTTCCAAGGAGCCATCGTTGATCCCGGCCAGAAAGTCGCAGCACCAGTCAGCGCAGCAAAGGAAGAGCCCCAAAAAGAGGAGGCGGAGTAAGAGTAAAAGCCGGTCCAGGAGCATCcggcggagcaggagcagaagcATATCAAGGACCCACAGGCGGAGCAGATCGCGAAGCTACTCCGGCAGTCGGGACACGGAACAGCgacgccagcagcagcggcgccGCACGCCCACCAAGAAGACCCACAGGCGGCACAAACGACGCCGGCGCAGCAGCTCCCCCTGA
- the LOC108024185 gene encoding uncharacterized protein LOC108024185 → MAHSKVILKILFSLCVWSFVIIGLFKMHGTNLVPQEYQQVPLNGRILLQKDMRYAETTSTTTDHFDPSEILVDNRTAMDDDQLVRDVESRIPSLPIAYWSKNKNFLQQKSSTCAKYPSIFELEFNNIYWQTLRTSNGTFQLFGAYYDIRRTSLLGPTVRILGMIDRIEPKVKTYCQFWFDGQKEPFIVKTFEYKYIWYNKWGNYKQGIYQPYLIACQIPKPFHGVVPSSVSMVEKECDTATNNLRVIYNRPPDDQKKGFAVCVKGLDFLYDDLSVRLIEWIEMLNILGADKIYFYNLQVHPNITKVLNHYEQEGKVQVIPLTLPGGQPNVPGFQHLYLTKKTNHKRQNEVIPYNDCLYKNLYLYDYIALLDIDEVIMPKGGAVLWSELMDKVRPESRKIKPDGFHSYNFRNVYFLDDQQHEHGWHKDIPKYMHMLQHVHRAKNYTKPNQYVKCFHDPERVLTLHNHFPLSCLGGVCKSYPVDTQDAQLQHYRADCVKTLKKSCEEYREHSVEDKTIWKYKDELIRRTIKALDTLGFFRRQGLNSGSGSGSSSSGLGGGATTHSTER, encoded by the exons ATGGCCCACTCCAAAGTGATCCTGAAGATCCTGTTCTCGCTGTGCGTCTGGTCCTTCGTCATCATCGGGCTGTTCAAGATGCACGGCACGAATCTGGTGCCGCAGGAGTACCAGCAGGTGCCCCTCAACGGACGCATCCTGCTGCAGAAGGACATGCGGTACGCGGAGACAACCTCCACGACCACGGATCACTTCGATCCCAGCGAGATACTGGTGGACAATAGGACAG CCATGGACGACGACCAGCTGGTCCGCGACGTGGAGTCCCGCATCCCCTCGCTGCCGATCGCCTACTGGAGCAAGAACAAGAACTTCCTGCAGCAGAAGTCCTCCACCTGCGCCAAGTACCCCTCCATTTTCGAGCTGGAGTTCAACAACATATACTGGCAGACGCTGCGCACCTCGAACGGCACGTTCCAGCTGTTCGGGGCCTACTACGACATCCGGCGCACCTCGCTACTGGGACCCACTGTGCGGATCCTCGGGATGATCGACCGGATCGAGCCCAAGGTGAAGACCTACTGCCAGTTCTGGTTTGACGGCCAAAAGGAGCCGTTCATCGTGAAGACGTTTGAGTACAAGTACATCTGGTACAACAAGTGGGGCAACTACAAGCAGGGCATCTACCAGCCGTACCTGATCGCCTGCCAGATCCCCAAGCCCTTCCACGGCGTGGTTCCCAGCTCCGTGTCGATGGTGGAGAAGGAGTGCGACACGGCCACCAACAACCTGCGGGTAATCTACAACCGACCACCCGACGACCAGAAGAAGGGCTTCGCCGTCTGTGTCAAAGGACTGGACTTCCTCTACGACGACCTGAGTGTGCGGCTCATCGAGTGGATCGAGATGCTCAATATCCTGGGGGCCGACAAGATCTACTTCTATAATCTGCAG GTCCACCCCAACATCACCAAGGTGCTGAACCACTACGAGCAGGAGGGCAAGGTCCAGGTGATCCCGCTGACCCTGCCCGGCGGTCAGCCGAACGTGCCGGGATTCCAGCACCTCTACCTCACCAAGAAGACGAACCACAAGCGGCAGAACGAGGTGATCCCGTACAACGACTGCCTGTACAAGAACCTCTACCTCTACGACTACATCGCTCTGCTGGACATCGACGAGGTGATCATGCCCAAGGGCGGAGCGGTACTGTGGTCGGAGCTCATGGACAAGGTGCGTCCGGAGTCGCGCAAGATCAAGCCCGACGGCTTCCACAGCTACAACTTCCGCAACGTGTACTTCCTGGACGACCAGCAGCACGAGCACGGCTGGCACAAGGACATCCCCAAGTACATGCACATGCTGCAGCACGTCCATCGGGCTAAGAACTACACCAAGCCTAATCAGTACGTGAAGTGCTTCCACGACCCGGAGCGCGTGCTCACCCTGCACAACCACTTCCCGCTGAGCTGCTTGGGCGGCGTTTGCAAGTCCTATCCGGTGGACACCCAGGACGCTCAGCTGCAGCACTATCGAGCGGACTGCGTGAAGACGCTGAAAAAGAGCTGCGAGGAGTACCGGGAGCATTCGGTGGAGGATAAGACCATCTGGAAGTACAAGGACGAGCTGATCCGACGCACCATCAAGGCGCTAGACACTCTGGGCTTCTTCCGTCGCCAGGGCCTGAACTCCGGCTCGGGatctggcagcagcagcagcggtcTGGGCGGCGGAGCCACCACGCACTCCACGGAGCGGTGA